Proteins from a single region of Pangasianodon hypophthalmus isolate fPanHyp1 chromosome 7, fPanHyp1.pri, whole genome shotgun sequence:
- the samm50 gene encoding sorting and assembly machinery component 50 homolog A, with translation MGTVHARSLDPLPMQGPELGVQADDLDVGEAEYEPQQEVLENKDVVVQRVHIDGLGRTKEDILTYEIADVFRARNLIDVMKKSHHARQRLLRLGIFRQVEVVIDTSQGEDALPNGLDVTFEVKELRRLTGSYNTMVGNNEGSMVLGLKLPNVFGRAEKLTFQFSYGTKETSYGLSFFKPQAGHFDRNFSVNIYKVTGQFPWSSLRETDRGISTEFSFPIWKTNHTLKWEGVWRELSCLARTASFAVREESGHSLKSSLSHAMVIDTRNSPILPKKGALLKINQELAGYTGGDARFLKEDFEIQLNKRLFWDSVISASLWGGLLLPFGDKPTSIADRFYLGGPTSVRGFSMYSIGPQSEGDYLGGEVYWAGGLHLYTPLPFRPGRGGFGDLFRTHFFLNAGNLCNLNYGEGPHAHLSRLAECIRWSYGAGIVLRLGNIARLELNYCIPMGVQSGDRICDGVQFGAGIRFL, from the exons atggGGACTGTACACGCAAGA AGTTTGGACCCTCTCCCAATGCAGGGGCCTGAGCTGGGGGTTCAAGCTGATGACCTGGATGTTGGGGAAGCAGAGTACGAGCCTCAGCAGGAAGTTCTGGAAAACAAAGAT GTTGTAGTTCAGCGAGTACATATAGATGGGCTTGGAAGGACTAAGGAGGATATCCTAACGTACGAGATCGCAGATGTCTTCAGAGCCAGGAACTTGATTGAC GTGATGAAGAAGAGCCATCATGCCAGACAGAGACTGCTGCGTCTGGGAATATTCAGACAAGTGGAGGTTGTCATTGATACCTCACAGG GTGAGGACGCACTGCCTAATGGACTGGACGTCACATTCGAGGTGAAGGAGCTCAGGAGACTGACTGGAAGCTATAACACCATGGTTGGAAATAATGAGGGAAGCATG GTGCTGGGTTTGAAACTGCCCAACGTTTTTGGCCGTGCTGAGAAGCTCACTTTTCAGTTCTCCTACGGCACAAAGGAAACGTCCTATGGCCTCTCTTTCTTCAAGCCTCAAGCTGGACACTTTGACCGCAA TTTTTCTGTCAACATCTACAAAGTCACAGGGCAGTTCCCATGGAGTTCACTGAGAGAGACTGATAGAGGAATCTCCACAGAGTTCAGT TTTCCTATCTGGAAGACGAACCACACGCTGAAGTGGGAAGGAGTGTGGAGGGAGCTCAGCTGTCTGGCACGCACTGCCTCCTTCGCTGTCAGAGAGGAAAGCGGTCACTCGCTCAAGTCCTCCCTCTCC CATGCAATGGTTATTGACACGCGCAACTCCCCCATCCTACCTAAGAAAGGTGCCTTACTAAAGATCAACCAG GAGTTGGCAGGTTATACAGGTGGAGATGCCAGATTCCTGAAGGAGGACTTTGAAATTCAGCTCAATAAGCGACTCTTCTGGGATTCG GTCATCTCGGCCTCTCTATGGGGGGGTCTGCTGCTCCCCTTCGGAGACAAACCCACGTCAATTGCTGACAG GTTTTATCTGGGAGGCCCCACAAGCGTAAGAGGTTTCAGCATGTACAGCATCGGACCACAGAGTGAAG GTGATTATCTGGGTGGAGAGGTGTACTGGGCCGGTGGGCTCCACCTGTACACTCCTCTACCATTCAGGCCAGGTCGTGGGGGCTTCGGGGACCTTTTCCGAACACACTTCTTTCTCAATGCTGGAAACTTGTGCAACCTCAATTACG GTGAAGGGCCTCATGCACACCTGAGCCGACTGGCCGAGTGTATCCGCTGGTCGTACGGAGCAGGCATTGTGCTGCGTCTGGGGAACATCGCTCGACTTGAGCTCAATTACTGCATTCCCATGGGCGTCCAGAGTGGAGACAG GATATGTGATGGAGTGCAGTTTGGAGCAGGCATTCGCTTCCTGTAA